The Eggerthella guodeyinii sequence ACAAGGGCGCTCTCCTTAAGCGCGTTCACGCTGGAATAAGGATTGCGCCATCCACGATGTCGGGCTATGTGGCGCATGGCAATGGCGAGGGAAAGCTTTCTCCTTGCATCGTTTTCGATAAAGCCCTCAACCAGCGATATGCGGGCTCGCCAAGGAAGATAGGGATCTTCGCCGTGCATGTTCGAAACCATCTCGCTCGCCTGCGCCACAGGGTAACCGTATTCGCTCAGCAAACTGTCGAGTTCTTGATAGCGCTCACGCCTTGTTTGAAACAGACGCCGTGTTCTACGCGCCGTACCGGATATGGCCTTTCGAGAGTCAGCGCTCTTTTGCCCGGTTGGATCCAAAGCCCCGTCGTGGATAACGGACATGATACTTAAAATATCGAGTGGCATTGCTTCGTAGGGATTGTCGCTTGAGTCGTCGATTTCAATCGCCGACAACCCAACAGAATAGAGGCCTACATCGATCCCAACACGATAACGACGATTGCGCTTCCCCATAACGAACCCTTTCGACATGAACCCTGCAATACAGTCTTCGATGCTTCCCGTTCACAATATCAAATTGGAACTGGAAAAAAGGAGCCTTGCGTGATACTCTGTGTGGCGAGTGGTTCCCAATAAGTTGCGGACTCGTTAGCCGCGATGATTTCTCAGTTTGCCCTTTTGGCAAACCAGCCCCGAAAGGGGCTTTTTTCTTGATCCGCCCAGGTATTACTATGTGCTTTTCAATTACTATTCGAACACCATACCACATCGGAATGTGCCTCATGTACCGTTTCCGGTACTCTTGGAGACGAATGGCGTGCTACATGCATCGCCACAGCCTATCGCGCCAAGATACTCCTACCGCCACTTCGTCCTGAGCTCCCAGAACGCTACGGCGCTGGCGGCCGCCACGTTGAGGGAGTCCACCTCGTGGTCCATGGGGATCTTCACCGTGTAGTCGCAGGTGGCGATCGTTGCGGGGGCCAGGCCGTCGCCTTCGGTGCCCAGCACGAGCGCGAGGCGGTCGGCATCGCGCAGACGCCGGTCGTGCAGGCAGAGCGCGTCGTCGGACAGCGCGAGCGCGGCCGTCGCGAAGCCCAGCGAGCGCAGCAGCGGCACGCCCCCGGTCGCCCACGCGCGCTCGCCTCCGATGCGCGTCCACGGCACCTGGAACACCGTCCCCATCGACACGCGCGCGGCGCGGCGGTACAGCGGGTCGTGGCACGACGGCGTGACCAGCACCGCGTCGATGCCGAGCGCCGCAGCCGAGCGGAACACGGCCCCGATGTTCGTGTAGTTCGTAATGTCCTCGAGCACGGCCACCCGGCGCGCGTTCGCCAGGAGGTCGGGCACGCTCGGCAGCGGGGGCCGCTCGAACGCGGCCAGCGCGCCGCGCGTGACCTCGTAACCGGTCAGGGCACGGAACTGCTCGCGCGTGGCCACGAGCACCGGGAAGGCGGGGTCGCCGTCCAGCAGCGAATCGACGAGCGGCATCGTCTGGTCGAGCCACTTCTCCTCCATGAACAGCGAGCGCATCCGCACGCCGGCGGCCAGCGCGCGCTCGATGACCTTGCGCGATTCGCCGATGAACAGGCCGTGCGCGCTGTCGGGGCAGTCGCGCAGCTGCGCGTCGGTCATGCCCGAGTACGCCGCGAGCCGCGGGTCGTCGAGGCCGTCGAGATGGATGATCGGCATGTCGTTTTCCTTTCAGTCGGCGACCATCGTACCACCGCGCGCCGCGATGCTCTATACTCGACTGATCCGATCAGGCACGTCACGCGAAGGGGATCCCCATGGCCGCAACCGTCAAAACGCTTATCGAGAACAACGGCGAACTCTACTGGGGCACGCGTCACGCGAATCCGGGATACCACTACGGCGTAGCGCTGGACGTCGTGGAAAACGGGCTGGTCGCACGCGTCGTCTACGTGATGAGCGACCTCGATGACGAAGACGGGGTGCTCGTCACGCCCGACACGCTCATGTCGTGCTTCACCGTGGACGATCTCGCGGAGCACGGCATCATCCCCAGCGAGCTCATGGAAGACGATGCCGACGACGACGTCAAAGGCTGGTACTGCATCGAGGAGTCGTTCTTCGACAAGGACGCCGTGGAGGAGCTGCAGCGCAGCAACGACCAGCTCGGCGGTTACCTCGACATCGT is a genomic window containing:
- a CDS encoding TrmH family RNA methyltransferase — its product is MPIIHLDGLDDPRLAAYSGMTDAQLRDCPDSAHGLFIGESRKVIERALAAGVRMRSLFMEEKWLDQTMPLVDSLLDGDPAFPVLVATREQFRALTGYEVTRGALAAFERPPLPSVPDLLANARRVAVLEDITNYTNIGAVFRSAAALGIDAVLVTPSCHDPLYRRAARVSMGTVFQVPWTRIGGERAWATGGVPLLRSLGFATAALALSDDALCLHDRRLRDADRLALVLGTEGDGLAPATIATCDYTVKIPMDHEVDSLNVAAASAVAFWELRTKWR